The stretch of DNA AACCTGCTCAAACAGGATAAATCCGTCAAAGTGGGTATCGCGGCCAAACGCAAGATGGCCGGCTGGGACAATGACTATCTATTCCGCGTGCTATGCCCAGATTAGAGAAGCACATGCGATTGCCCTACCGCAAATCGGCTTTGATTGACAGGGGAGCTATCGCCGTGCTATGCTTGCCCCGATGAAGTGTGCCCTGAGCCTGGGCCGAATGTTGCGCCGGGACGGTTGAAATCATGTTCCTGCTGCGTGAGCGGCGTCTGCTGCACACGGTCCTGCTTGTGATAATTCTGGCTACGCTCCCGTGTTACTGCGCGGGAGCGATGTTGCTTGGCCTAGCGCCTGATCGCAGCCGGACGCGCCTGACGCCAACGCAACCGCTGGCCACTGCGCCCGCCGTACTGACCGTGATCGGGCCGACAGCGACCGCCAGCCTCTTCCCGACGATCACCCCGCTGCCGCCTATCTGGGCCACCCCGACGCCGCTGATTGGGGGAACTCTGGCCACGCCCGGCCAGTATGTACCTCCCCGGCCAACCTTCACTCCATGGCCGACGGCCACGCCGTGGCCGACCTGGACGCTGCCGCCGACTGCGACGATCAGCATTCCAACAAGCACACCGGCGCCCACGGTGACCTTCACCTTCACGTGGACGCCGCCGCCTTCACCAACCGACACCCCTGTGGTGGTACCGCCGAGTGAGACGCCGGTTCTTCCACCAACGAATACAGAACCGCCGCCGCCTACTCCCACGCCGGAAGTCCTGGACAGCACCGGCTGACCTGCCAGCTGGCAGGTTCGGGTGGGCAAGCGTGGCGGCAGGGAGTGTCTGGTCTACCTGCAACCGGTAGTTTACATATGAGGAGGGGGCATTTGGATCTGAAACAACACCTTACCCGTTTGTGTCAGGCGCATGGCCCTTCAGGGTATGAAGGGCCGGTGCGCGAGATCGTCAGGTCGGAATGGGCCGGCCTGGTGGACGATCTGACAATCGATGCGCTCGGTAACCTGATCGGGGCGAAGTGGGGACGCTCCCATATGGAGCCGCGCCGCAAAATCATGCTGGCCGCCCATATGGACGAGATCGGGATGCTGGTGCGGCAGATCGATGGGCCTTTTGTACGTGTGCACGATGTGGGCGGGATGGATAGCCGGGTGATGCTGGCCCAGCCCGTGCTGGTGCATGGCAAGGAACCACTGCCGGGGGTAGTGGCTGCTGCGCCGCCGCATATGTTGCCGCCCAATAAACGCAGTCAGTACCCGGCGATGGACGAACTGATCATCGACCTGGGCCTCAGCGCGGAGGAAGTGGCCGCACTGGTGCGCGTTGGCGATCCGGTCACACTGGATGTGCCGGTTGTGGAACTGATGTCGGAGCGGCTGGCCGGGAAGGCGATGGATGATCGGGCCTGTGTGGCAGCGTTGACGGTGTGCCTGGATGAATTACGGCAGCGCACCCATAGCTGGGATGTGTATGCCGTTGCCACGGTGCAGGAGGAGGTCGGGCTGCGCGGGGCCAGAGTAGCTGCCCATCACCTGAATCCGGATG from Anaerolineae bacterium encodes:
- a CDS encoding M42 family metallopeptidase translates to MDLKQHLTRLCQAHGPSGYEGPVREIVRSEWAGLVDDLTIDALGNLIGAKWGRSHMEPRRKIMLAAHMDEIGMLVRQIDGPFVRVHDVGGMDSRVMLAQPVLVHGKEPLPGVVAAAPPHMLPPNKRSQYPAMDELIIDLGLSAEEVAALVRVGDPVTLDVPVVELMSERLAGKAMDDRACVAALTVCLDELRQRTHSWDVYAVATVQEEVGLRGARVAAHHLNPDVAIALDVTFAQQHGVSENDGPYKLGGGPVLSVGPNFHPKLYDRLQEAAKRLEMTVNVDAIPGRSGTDAWAIQVARSGVPTALISVPLRNMHSPVEMVDLNDIRRAGRLLAEFIAGLQEDFLTTIAWDDPLAKDREQQGDAQA